The genomic segment actatgaagtaagagcgctgttttgggggatcccctaactttcaatcgataagtctttggtctctgaccgatattctcgttatgacGTTATTTGCGTCAATGTTTTTAGTGAAAATAGAGACTAAAGTCATAATTTCAGCAAACACAAGAGGGAATCCATCAAGCGAGCCATAATTTGCCCACCCATGCAATAAACACATCTTTTTGTATTCCCCCCCCCCACTTTTGAAACTATTGCACTCACCCTCTGTTGCTGTTGAGTGTCTTGAATAAATCGATCATTTTCGTCTCCTTCTATATCCACTGCGGATTGGTTGACGTAACCTCCACCGTTATGGCTTCCATATCCCGCATTTCTGTGGATTCCGTTCCTCAGGAGACTCTGTGAAGAATATCAAAATAGCTTAAGGATTATTACTGGACACAGAGTGGACCTATGTATCGTGTTTACTTTTTACTTCAactatgttgataggtatttgtttgtttgtctgttagatacacgcgatatctcacgaacgcgagTGTGAATCTGctacaaattttgcatgtatgttcatcatatctcggaccaggagcctattgaaTTTGGATTATTTATGTCATATATTTaccaagttattaattaattagtgatggaacacatggtgtcactattgagtcaagatattttttttttgacaattttttttatattctttgacgagtaaaatattgaacatgaGGAAGAtcgttatgttgttgttctttgcgTTACTTCCTATCGttataaaaaaattgctttcCGCCGTGATTACATTgccttgaaattttcagtggttattAAAGATTGTGTTTTTccctagaaggctattacttttatttattcccaaATTTTCTATGAACCCTATGTGATccgatatttcattcaaaatgtcGCTATATTAATTCTTACTCACGGTAACACGGTTTCGCGATTGAATATCAGGCAGACAGGTCAGTACTGATAAGTTACCGTACCGCGTATGATTCTCGGATAATTGTTGATAGAATATTTTGCATGCCCTCCATGTCCACAATGTGTCATATTTGAACATAGCTCTTTTGTTTTCTATAGGTACAACACTTATTTATTACCTTTTTTGCCTCAGTCAAGGCATTTATCAAAAGGTGTTGTAAACTGGATGACGGAGCAATCTGTACTTTCCGTCATTTTATTACTATACTGATTACATACACTTTAATATTgaatgttttcttttttaattgaaGTGACAAATAAGATAACTCTGACTCTGGTAGTATGTATTTCATTGCAGCAGGCTTTCATGACATTTGGTTGCAAAACATAACATAGTAATAATTCCTCATAGTGGTTGCTCTTAATTCGTTGAGTACATACGAAAACTTTTTGTGAGGCTAAAAGTCTGAATTGGTCCACCGACAAAAAAGTAGGCCTgtattaaccctttccgtgcggtggacacgtatacgtacccacgacaaaagtcgctagattgcggcgggtacgttgatgtactccactgttttatttagcaatcggtcgcaaactgttggtctagttttaccgggttttagtttattgataacataagcgacggtaaatctcgctaccgtttacgacgggaattttatttgcggcggaacgagggagtgtttttgaaatttatgcaaatttcggtgttttttgggtggtaatagaagacatattatcccttccatctaccaaagtattttgagttggatcacgaaattgctacagcaatattatgctattgtttgccaaccacgaagcagtaacagtaaaggatttagcgaatatttctattttttatcacggtttgaagtttcaactcccaagaaaaaaaatgccttttttctatccggtttgcgactcagaccaccacttttgaaaaaacttttttttttaatcgccaattgcaagctctttaaataagctttccaacgagccgtcagtgggcagcagaggatcattagtttttcgttagtcgatcgattagttgtgggggtacaaatgcataaaatcggagtagcaaatacgattatttaataaaaatcgcatggaaagggttaagcTAAAGAAAACTCACTTTCCTAGATAAGTCTTCCAATTTGGCTTTTACTTCAGGACTAGTCAACTCATCTCTCATTCCATGAATAATCTTTCGTGTCGTTGTGATAAAAGATTTACGTTCTTTTAGTTCCGCATGAGTGATTTTAAACTTTCGTGGATTTGCTTCAACGATTCGTGATGATAGGAGTCAAGGATAAATGTGTTGGAAGGAGTCAAAAAAGTTACAATAAACATCTGTgggttatttttttacaaacattGAAACTAAACTCTCATCTAGTTATCTCTAACCAAAAGAATTTCAGTCCTCCCCAGAAttgtaaaaatgtaaaaaataggattaaaatggtggcttgtgaatatttttagtactttttccacttttagttggtggatcgggaccttgctttgagcaaactcgcAACTCTTATATTCGTTAACACAACACTTATATCCGCAACACTTTCCGTTAAGAGCTGAGACCTTAATTTTAACAAACTTTTACAAAAATCCTATTGATCACTCAGAGGTGCTTGTTTAACACTTGTGTTTCTGACACCACTTGACCTGTGTCaggtcatttatcaaaaattgacggCAAATGAGTAGAATACTTCAGGCCATTTGTTAGGCATTGACCAAGCATCAGGCTTATTCTTAGAAATACACATGgccaattttaaaatgtgtatAGGAGCGTTGGTAtacttttgaaatatatattagatATTCCATATTCACGAATATCATCTCAGGAAGCAATTAGAATGGCTATTTAATCAGCGCTCctgtagtattcgtaccaagttAGCGCCAAAAAATCAACTTAtttgaagatatatatatatatcgacttCTGTCTGTTCTTTACTAAAGATAGCACAATTCAGAATATACTCCTTTTTgcgtactcccgtagtgtgtgttagggttaggccataattttatttctccaccctttcttattttagttctattaagactATCCgagactatctgtgttagccaagtgaatatacccgctgcccataggtttcagtccctttacacaacttgatgtaaagtagacgaacaaaattagttgcctccatattggtgcacatacttctggagcgccgattaTTGTGTGTTTTCTGTTAAACATggacaattttatatttatacaataGCCTACcatcattttattatttgacaATCAAAACTCAAATAAAATGGCCAAAATTCTTCTCTTCGCAGCGACAGTAAAAGTTCCGGTATCAATTTAAAGTAACAGACTACCTGActcacaaaacatgaaaaatgaGACATCCTGGGCATAGCtaaaattagaaaaacattAAACAAACAAGTCAGGGAGGGATCATATTACGAATGAACACGAGCCTACTGGGTGTATGTACATATAGGGTCAAGCCTTGTTCGGCCTTTATACATGTTgcttaaaatattattttgtgttAAACATCACACCTTTGCACCTCGTAAGCGCGATGGGCCGACCAAACAAAGCATTTTTTGCAACCCTCCCTGCTCATTGAGTATGCTGTGAAAATGTCTGACAATTacatacaaaattcaaatttgtttttagacgatgaaaggggctcccgaagtatgcgaaccaagatggcggacatcggaatgtaatatgtgtattaggttagggttaggtcataatttaaggtataaatactacgggaggctcttggctagtcttcgaactgataataggactaaaataaggaaaattggaaaaaaattatcgcctaaccctaacctgttactagagctcgaccgatatcactttttggcaccgataccgataacgatatatcggccaactagtgaccgataaccgatatcgacataccgatatctacaacctgaatccgcagtaaatacaaatagaaagaaacattcagtttcagtcaacaaaaagtttatgttgaaaaataaagcagtcctacacagtgcttgcatcattaataaaagtttCACAGCAAATAATAAGAACACGTCCATTTTGATACATACAGTAGTAGGTgggagtaggcttgcacgtaatttacggatttacggaattatttctagttacggaagggaagttacaaattacgtaaagccgtaattattggtcgagcgctttcgcgtttGAAACGTGCTCCTTccaagcagtcaattccgtcgattgtaaaaaatgaaagtttaacAAGTAGaggaagttagagttccggtattcgcagccgttttgagccggcatgacgcgttgccaccccgtttgagcgtttggtttcacggtcaaaacgatattattataaGCGTTATCACCGTAACGCAATTAACACCGACAGTCCGTTTTTTGTCTTCCAGATTTGGTATCTTTTCTATTCGGCGCTGAtgatgataaataagaatgtgtgatagttgattgtaattccggaaagcgtatttttctttctctccgtgaaacagacatgaaacgaattttaccgccgctataagcgctcaaaaggagagacggctaggctactttcttttccgactcaatcacttttattaatacaaatcacagcgcattaaaaaacaaaatagaatttattagcattaatttacaacgagttacgagtaagaatttatcgccggctaaataattaatatttgatctaaatttatcgcaaataacgttataacatttaggccgcgaaatgatttgatataaaatgaagcttggtaatcgcaatatcgtcaataattcagcatcaataattattataaaatgctaactaggtagcaaagtcggataatgtaaaaacggagcaataacaagtcttcgtcgcgaggcaagcgcaggtataatcaaacgagagaatctgcttgtcgttgattaataacccgaaatttttattcaatgcgaaagtcgattttaaaaaaggcaactatcgtttcataaatacccgtataccagtgtcggtaatgataaaattgatcgcataaaattggaacggttaatttgcgaagttGATATCACAGccaacacaaaagataaaaatcagaataaatttaatttggattcactccttggtatttgtctttaacatctgtcgccggcgtgtagtactgtcggtaatatgaaaaccaattACGATGTCCcgttcggaaaagaagtggattcaaatggtttttatgataggtttaaatgtgtgaaaaaatatcgcaattacggggtcattacgtaatcaattttgccgtaattacagaattgatttttgtcgattacGTGCATGCCTAGTGGGGACGCAAGATATTCGAAGGCGAGGATTTTGCGCCGCACGAAGAGATAAAAAAGAGAGAAATATGGAAGAGAACTCTGTTCACTGAAAGGGGGAAAAATACTCATTTATTAGAACGTGGAAAAGCGACTAACactgatatatatcggccagatatatcggccggttgggccgatatgatatatcggcaaacacgcaatatcggcccgatatatcggttggccgatatatcggtcgagctctacctgttacccatgttacgttccgatgtccgccatcttggttcgcatacttcgggagcaccctataaaatatctaaatcagtggttcctgAAACGGTGGGGCGCGGCCCACTAGGGGAGCGTAGATAATTTTATTGAGGGGGTGTGaagataattcaaaataaaaaaatatcacggtagttagatttgattttgcctgccttattttggatatttacatttctttactTTGGGTATTTATGTTCAATGCACATTTTATCAACATATTTTCACCTTACTATCCGTTACTTgtctagttatttttgaggtggggcgcgagacttgacaaattctaaaaagaggaCGAGGATAAAAAAGTTTGACACCTAATGATCTAAACTATGAATTGTCAAAACAAACGTCTCACTTGAATTTCCTAAACTTATTGACGAATCAAATGAATCAGTCGTATcgacattattttttttcatgaacATTAACTGGTAACGAGTCAAACTACCAATCCATGCAAAGTATAGGAATAGTGAGTCAGATATTTGTTTTgctaaattccctttgcaattttaaaaattttaagacaTTATGAACACCAAACAAACCAGCTAATACACACAACTGAAAATTGATGGTCTATTGCAAAATCCCctcccccccccaaaaaaaaaacacggcAAAATTCCTACCCCTCAAGgaattttactttgtatttgctatagttttattaatatttcctAGTTCTCATTGTTACTACAATACTtatttatgcacacattataaactacttaaTTACCTGTACATAAAGTGGGAGAGCGACTTGTGTATAACACTAGCTAAGAGTCCATTAAAGATtgagtgctcccgaagtatgcgaaccaagatggcggacaccggaacgttgtctgtgtaccaggttggagttaggctataatttcagttacaaacactacgggagtcacttggctagtccccaaacatGCAATGGAactgaaaataaggaaaattggaataatattatggcctaatcctaacctggtacacatacaaccaggggcgcagccaggattttttcaaGGGGGGGGTTACGGTGAAATAAAAACGCGTTTATAGGTCTTTAAAAAGATGTTCCGATGATGGCAAAACAACATGTGCGGCGCTGTGTCTCATTAGcttttttttttgcatgtgCTACTCTCAGCAATCGCCGACCCTTCTCTCACTACGCCCGTAACTATATTACTGAGAGTGAATTCGTCGTGAATTTAAATTCCCGTGATATCTGCACATAACGCTTCTCTACTTTTAGCGGCgatttattaacataaattacCAGTTTGTTAATAATGCATGCTATTGTTTTTGGCAACAGGGTTAAACTAGTTTATCGTTGTTTCAAGCAAGAAAATAAGCATTTGTTTTTTTCGCTTATTCAGCAATCGTAATTCAAATATTACCCTATGCGCAAGTCTTCACTCCGCGGGGTGTCCTTGCGTTTTCGAGTTTCAAAGTGATGCCGAAATTGCCGATGATAGAGAAACACCGACACATGTGGCTCTTTGTCGCCCGGCCCCGCCCCCCCCTTGACAGGCGTCAAttagtttattttgttttgggaTGTCCCATTTCAACCTTTTGGTAATCGCCGATTATTACCCCATTGTCAACGGTTAAATAAAATGCCACAcatgattttaattgaaataacgcaaaaaatgtaaaatgagaATAGAATGAAATATCAGCAATCATGAAACATGAAGAAATAGCATAAATTCATGATATTTGCCAAATGCCAATGGTTCATAAACTATTTTTGAGTGCGTCACGAAATATCAAtccatttccaaaataaatatatttgatgttcCCGTATTTATAACTTCATAAAACGATCGATCGTTTAAAAACAAGCTCATTTGTCGTACTAATTGAGAACGTCTTTCAATGTAGAAATCTTGCTTGTTGCAATTAACTGGTAATAAAccctaatttatttatttattgtagtGACCTATTTGAAATCCCGCGCCCATGATAGCTGCATTCTGCGCATAGCGCTTCTTCACTCTCAGCGGTGATTTATTAACATATTGTTACcagttaattaaaaaaaactgaaaaacaacgcatgtaactgcttttcgcAGACAGGGTTAAATTCGGTTCTTGCCGTTTTaaagcaagaaaaaaaaatcccTACTCGCTTTAGCTGGATGACAATCTTTAATATGCATTTATTCTAATCGCTGATTCGACAATCGTTATTGAGCGTCTTCGTCAGTCGATATTTATTGCAATTGCGATCAAAATTTACAATGAGTGAACATCCAGCAAAACAAgcaaaattattaagttattttatTCAGCAAAACCCTTCAGTTCAGACAGAACCCGGAACTTCATCGACCAGTGCTACTAGTGAAATTCATCCAGACTTGACTCATCCAGACTTCGTCATAGGTAGTGAATTGGACATTGGTGCATACGATTCAAAAGAAAAACCCTCGGACCAACAGAAGTACAACTTTTTGACAAACACTTGGAAACCTAAATCTTTATACAAATTTCCCAGAGTTGAGAGGAAAGTAAAAGGAAAGGTCAGATATGTGTCATTTCAGAGAAAATGGCTAGATGATTATAAATGGTTGGCATATAGCCCATCGCAAAATGGTGGATTCTGCAAATCATGCAGGATATTTGCCCCCGAAAGAGTGAGTGGTGTTCAGCTGCAGGTGCTTGTTAAAAAGCCTATGAACAATTACAAAGATGCTACCTCTATTTTAGCAGCGCATGCCACAAAGGAGTATCACCAGCTCGCACACACGAAAGCCGAAAATTTCATACAAATACAAAGATCATCGCGTGGAAATGTTGTGGAGCAAATGTCACAGAATAGAGCAAATCGAGCGCATGAAAATAGAAAGGGAATGTTGTCGTTGATCAACATAGTAAAATTGTGTGGCCGACAAATGCTTTCCTTTCGTGGGCACAGAGATTTTGGGAAAATTGACCAACCCGAAGACTTCGAAACGAACGAGAATGAAGGAAATTTCCGTGCTCTGGTCCGATTCCGAATTCAATCTGGCGACGAAGATTTGCGCAGATTTATTCTTAGCTCTGGAATAAACGCGCAATATACTAGCTGGAGCACACAAAATGAAATCGTGCAACTCTGCGGGGGATTTGTTCGAAAGGCTTTGGTGCAAAGAATATCAGAATCCGGCTATTTTTCTGTGCTAGCTGATGAAACCAGTGATGTTTCAAACTGTGAACAATTTTCGATTTGTGTGCGATATGTACACAAGCCTTTCGAAGGAAAGTACGAACTGCGCGAGGATTTTCTCGGTTTTGTCGAGGCTAAATCCTTGACAGGAGAATATCTGGCGAACCTGTTGTTGAAAACTTTGGCTGAATGGGGATTGGAGTTGAACCAATTGCGTGGCCAAGGGTACGACGGCGCCGCAAATATGTCAGGGAGTTTCCGCGGTGTACAAGCTTGGATTAAAGAACAATACCCCAAGGCGTTATTTACCCATTGTAGATCACATTGCCTAAACCTCGTCATTGGACAGGCTTGTCAAGttttttctatacaaaaatccCTCCGTGTCATGAAGGAAGCGATTGTTTTCATTTCCAATAGTCCAAAGCGAATGGCGTGCTTAACGAATGCTATCACGGCCCTCACACCCCAAAGTCGGCACACCCGGCTAAAATCGTTGTGCGAAACGCGATGGGTGCAACGACACGAAGCAGTGGCAGTTTTTCACGAGCTGTATTCGCCAGTTCTACATGCActcaatgaaattgaaagaacaTCTGATTCTGTATCATCCGACAAAGCAGAAGCTTTACAAATGCGAATGAGAACAATTGAATTTGTTTCTAATATAAACATTCTGGCTCACACATTGGCTCTCACCCATAGTTTATCAGTCGCCCTACAATCAAAAACAATTGACTTGAAAGAATGCGCTGATATGataaaaaacgtcaaaatttgTTTGGAATCACGACTGGCAAATGCAGAAAGggagtttgaaaaaatattcaaagataTAGAAACAACCCTGGAAAAGGAAGAGATTTCCACTACAACAAGGGGATTGCGCTCGAGTGCGACTGAAGATGTGAAAACCGCTATGCTGCTACGGAATTAAAAGCCCTTTCTGAGGTCTATTGTGGACTGCCTAGATGCTAGATTTGGTGACTCGTTCCAACAAGCAACAAAAAGTTTTTCAATCGTCCCTTATCATATGAGAACACGTAAGTTACTATCGAGTCAATTGCAACATTTAAACATCAACAtgtaatataattattaatattattctcaTATTATTATTACAGACCCAGACACAGTTT from the Styela clava chromosome 5, kaStyClav1.hap1.2, whole genome shotgun sequence genome contains:
- the LOC120346197 gene encoding 52 kDa repressor of the inhibitor of the protein kinase-like, producing the protein MSEHPAKQAKLLSYFIQQNPSVQTEPGTSSTSATSEIHPDLTHPDFVIGSELDIGAYDSKEKPSDQQKYNFLTNTWKPKSLYKFPRVERKVKGKVRYVSFQRKWLDDYKWLAYSPSQNGGFCKSCRIFAPERVSGVQLQVLVKKPMNNYKDATSILAAHATKEYHQLAHTKAENFIQIQRSSRGNVVEQMSQNRANRAHENRKGMLSLINIVKLCGRQMLSFRGHRDFGKIDQPEDFETNENEGNFRALVRFRIQSGDEDLRRFILSSGINAQYTSWSTQNEIVQLCGGFVRKALVQRISESGYFSVLADETSDVSNCEQFSICVRYVHKPFEGKYELREDFLGFVEAKSLTGEYLANLLLKTLAEWGLELNQLRGQGYDGAANMSGSFRGVQAWIKEQYPKALFTHCRSHCLNLVIGQACQVFSIQKSLRVMKEAIVFISNSPKRMACLTNAITALTPQSRHTRLKSLCETRWVQRHEAVAVFHELYSPVLHALNEIERTSDSVSSDKAEALQMRMRTIEFVSNINILAHTLALTHSLSVALQSKTIDLKECADMIKNVKICLESRLANAEREFEKIFKDIETTLEKEEISTTTRGLRSSATEDVKTAMLLRN